Part of the Benincasa hispida cultivar B227 chromosome 11, ASM972705v1, whole genome shotgun sequence genome, GTATGGTCTCTTTTACACTTGTAGTCCACTTACAACcgataggtcttacctcattaGGTTTATCTATAAGTTCTCAGACTGAATTAAAGTACGtagactctatttcaaggtccatgactttgATCCACTAATCTCAATCAAAATCATCCATTGCCTATTTATGTGTTattggatcctctaagccattaTCAGGTATGATACTTtggtttcagttaaacccatatagcggtcAGGCTGTctcacaacccttccactacgttgGGGCTCTTTCAACTCTTGAGTAGGATGTGATGGACCAGACGTCCTTGATCTAtctacaactcttgttgatgagaAAGGCTGatcaataacttttgttgattcgTTTGTAGCATTATTTGAAATCTCttccaatactagtttactgtggGGTTTATAATCTGAattcttcctctaggaatgtggcatttgtcgatacaattaCCTTATCATCCTGAGGATTGTAAAACTGACCACCTCgtgttcctttagggtaacgtACAAacaggcataattttgaacgatgttccaatttcttaggattttgcaccaacatgtGTGTCGAGCAACCCCAGATTAGTTTACGTTATATTtataactcataaggtgttGCTGAAACAAtcttagagggaacgttattcaaaatgtaagctgCAGTCTCTATTGCATACCCCCAGAACGAGTTAGACAAtcgagcataactcatcatgaactgaaccatgtccagcaaggttctgtttctctgCTTAGATATACTGTTCTGCTGAGGTGTTTTCGGTGCAGAGAGTTATGATTGAAtcccgtgttctatcatatagtcctggaatttcaaattcaaatactccctacctcgatctgatcaaagtgtcttaatagatttacctaattggttctcaacctcggTTTTAAattccttgaatttttcaagagctttagacttaaaatgaattaggtaaatgtaTTCgcaccttgaataatcatctatgaagcTATGTGCTTTAACActcatcggtccacagaggtctgaatacacgagctctaaggtttctttggctcaatgACCTTTcctagaaaaagatctttttgtcattgttCCTTCGAGACATGACTCACATGGCGGTAAAGAGAcatattttaacttatttagaagtccatttttagctagtctctcaatcctattgagattaatatagccaagtctcaagtgccaaagataggtactTCTAGAAATACATTgcctttttctttgagtttcagctgttttaaacatttctgtGTTATATACAAGTTCAACTTTAGATggttttaacttatataagttactttATAAGTTTGCAGAACAGATTTGTATACCTCTTTTtgtaatgaacgcttcattaagaCAAAAATTTACTTTGTACAAATCTTCCAACAAATAggaaatagatattaaatttcttttacaagaaggtacataaagaacattttctaaatacaaatatctatttccaaaagtTAACTTAACAATTCTCACTGCTTTTACTGAGATACGCTCCTCTGATCCAACTCGAAGAGTAATCTTATCTTTTTCAGGTTGCCTCCagaaactagtttcctgaaaagaaaaacaaacatgattagtagcccctaaatccaatatccaggtagaatcttcattctccactatacatgtttcaataaccagtaaatctaatttaccttgtctttctttttcagtTTTCTTCTTAGCAAGATATTTAGGGaaatttcttttccaatgccGATTTTCGTTgcgatggaaacattttcctttggcaACTTCTTTGCTAGAGCCTTTCCCTTctcagttttcttctttttcttttgaagaccTCTATTCTTGGAGAAAGAAAGGTCAGATTTACTCCTAGAAGACGAATTTTTCTGGAGCTTCCTCTTTGAAGTGAAAGTAATATTTGCTTCTACCTCCGaacctttatttttcaataaagattcaTGGAGTTCATTGAGAAGATTCgtcaagttatattctatcTTATTCATCATGGCATTCGTCTTGAATTGAAAAAGTTCTTCGAAAGAGACTGTATGATGAATCCAACTTTACTCTTCTCATTCATGACGACTCCGTTCACTTCTGCAAtattgaagtgaaccatcatgttcaaaacatgttcCCTTACGAAGGTTCCTTCCTTCATTCTGCAGttgtaaacaaatttaattgcaTCATGCATGGCAGAtgtggatggttgtccaaaTAGGCTCTGCAAAGAGTCTATGATCTCTCTTGCAGTAGCTAACCTCTCGTGTTTCTTAGATAGTACATCAAATATACTGGCTAAAATATAAACCTGAGCCTTCTCATTAGCTTTGACCCATATGTCATATGCATCATAAACTGTTCGGTTTGCGTGGGGACCAGGGgatggaggacactcctccgttaaAACAAATCGGAGATCATCTATTACTAATATCGTGTTAATATTCGATTTCCAAGTTCCGTAATTATCGCCAttaagtttttcagaagctaGCAGTTGTATAATGGATGTTGACATTGCTGAAAAggtaaacaaaaaaattagagaattgattaactttatttaatccagtttatttagcaaaaataatgtacccattctcattattattttgctacGATACTTCAGTGAGTGAGAATAGCCCCCACCGAAGGGCAATTGACTACTCCACTGAAACAagatattcttgactaaatattaATACTAGAATAACTTTTATCTTTATAGTACTTAGTTACCTTTTATTTGGTCAAGtactttactaacacttagtaattcttataAGTGTATACCCATCATTTTCGAATTACAGAGATCGGAATCAAACAAGCCTTTGAAGGAGAAACAATTGTTTGAAAATGGACCtaagtaaccctatccatttatggagttcatggtgttccgaatcctatgctACGATGCTCCGAAGGTGTCGCTAAATGACTAACAAAGGGTCGCATAAAACCAACAAGTAGGTGTAACATAGGAATCAAACAGtgtgacctaatggaagagaccgaaGAACACGTTGACATAtacctttcacccacttactataaactacttcccttattcacctagttattgacccatgcaaacactttccttAGGGAGATTGCTGCTAATAGAAACTCGAAattgagcatggatctcatggtgtcaactcttagggacgtgagaactagaaataatatatctcatatactattaatctcccactgaagcattctattttataaaagattGGGTATTTACTTGGTTATTAACCGACTAATATTAAacaacataagtctaggtgatttttcctagtataactcttatatcgGGATTAActtatgatgtctaggtgataaaccaattttattaccttacaccactcatcatgctcataaaactagggttattgaCTTAGATGCCAGtttgatctccaggtaggagATGTTCCgtaaatcgtcaacttaagtaacccaaccttagacaagatctcctcgggtaagtaaacaactcttgttttacaagtcatcgacctattctaactcttAAAAAAACGATTGAATTGCACCGGTTAACCCTAGgtaagcatgcatcttatctttgttatagattttaaaagtctaggttattttataacagttataaaataaattataacatttataaccctaaaacattcatctataacatgcttccttaaaaaaatatgctttaatataacacttatattaaaactaagaatgcatactatatacattataacactataacatataacaaatgcatgccaCATGCTCAtcctatggtgggttttttttaaaactacatggcatactttatgcacacataatcaaacaatatcatacatcacatgcataataaattaaacaacactaaagtggattagttttggcattaaaaacaaacaaacgaCTAATTCATTACAAAATTCAGCAAACAGCTCCCTCAAACCGACTTCAAACTCTTTGAACCAACTCGAACCGGCCAAAAACCACTCGAACCGATTTAGAAACTCCAAAACTAGGTTGAACTGGTCAAACTAGCCCAATTAAGTCAACTGGACTGGTCCAGACCATCTGGACCGGCTGGTCAACATACGTTGGCACGGTCAATGGGTGGGAGCACATGGGTTGCGAAGCAGGGCGCACAGGTCGGAGCTTCGGGCAAGTCGATGTTAGAGTATATTAGCGTGCAACAGAGAAAAatataatcaataagcactctaattatacttaatttgagtttaaaacatgtttcaaagtaacaattacagaagagggtttattgaacacaatacctttgaagaatcgtCTTCAATACCAGCTAAGTTCCACGTGAAAGAGCTTCAATCTTTAAGTagaccaccaccaagatcttctctactattctcttgctaGGATTGTATGGTTAAAACACTAAATTAAGCTGGATGTATATAAGATTTGAAGTGGGTTTGAAAGTTTCTATAGAGTTCTTTTTGAAGTTCTTGTAAGCATCGATCCATTATTCAGCTCaacacttcaatttatagagctttcacCATGCAAATTCATGGTTTGCATGAAGGCCAGCTCTTACTTcatgaagaaaataaagttgAGTGAATAAGGTGATTCAAATCATAGCTTTTGGAAATCTCCACCTTGATTTTGATTTCCAAATGATTTTCCAAaaaatgatttccaaaatcattaaattaaacttgtttaatttcatttattagttttataaaaattaatttacttaattaatttttaaataaaactaattaattaaacattttaattaattttgttaatttaatatataatattaattagtaAACAAAAAATTCCatcataatgaaattaatatttaattcatattttaaacattaatcgtttcatcaattttgtttaatttcgataaaattaaacattttaattgtatcgaatacaataaaagaaaccctaattgaatgaACATTTCTAATTCTAAACCTTAATTTCAAATCTTCTCAAGAtgactcaatttattaatccaaattacaagctaatagagggaccttttggacctacagatcatgagctccaacgacttgtaattaattggttagactctttaaaccgaattaatcactattcgttaactaccaagatattccactatagctcaatagttgcactctccccactgtagatatatttctatccattttaaccataatcagtaagtcaatccttcacaggtcgttcgtatttacagttgtgtcaaagattaccgttttacccttgtaaatacatgtgctccttaagctcccactgatcttccattgaataattgatttatagtccactttataaatcataacccttTCTTCCATGAGAGGGCagggccccgttgttcaagacaaggcatcagcgcttaagagaacaacccatctattaaccctaaatcgggtaggagtgaattccatattgcaaagctgtgtccccaactatctattcggCCTTaagtttgagatagtcagttttaatagtaaacagttgttataaagaaaagtgactatttcgaggttcgATCTTATGCGAACTCATTGCGCAtgatgcccctactcacatgcctctacatgaatgagtttcggatcacatcatttatatcaatatacaaaatgggccacatccaatagtgtcactaggatgagatacccagtctcatccgtatacttataaaccattttggcttCATACTAAAACTTGGTCCATTTTTatttcaccacataaagttaaagtattcagttatagccatggattcgtttattggatttttatagaaggatgcaatatcaatagtaaattattgaataaaaaactcaacaacatttttatcgataaatagaatatgttaacattTACGAATTGCGAGTTTAGGCCATTCCTAATACTCAGGTCGTTGACAAATCACAAACGCATGGGGTGGTGAAGGAACCAGTCGCGCGCGCGATAACAGACTGAGTCGGGGGTCCTGACGGGTCGGACGCTAAGAGATAGTTGGCGCGCGGGGGGAAGCACACCAAACTGGGTCGAATGGTGCTACAGGTCGGGTCAGAAAGGTAGACTCGGGTATAGAAGCTAACTCTCGGGTTTGTGagccaattttctccaaatttgaaGCTGCCTCTTTGTCAAAACCAAGCAATTACAGCCTAAAAtcgactctaatgactctatcAAATTTATAGACCCTTTGgcacacattaaagctcatataCATGTGagaaattacaaatttcaacaagaaattaaatgaaaactaatGCCAAAACTGTAATATATCCATTTTATGTTGAATTCAAGAAGCAAGCAACAGAAGCAAAATGGGATCATTAAGcatcctaattaattaattttggcttcaaactaatcatgctcataaactaaaaatagagtttcaacactaactTTTGAAGTACCTTTGATTCATGATCTTCAGCTGCAATCTCCTTGATTTCTGCTCATGAACCACCACAAAGCCTTCCCTAATATCCTCTTGGTACCTtgaattgagttgtgggactaaaaataagcttggattaagggaataaggagagaaggtttctggTTTTGACAATatgaagaacggttcttcaatCACTCTTTTTTCAGCAAATTGCAACTGATTGCATGGCTCATTTCCACTCAGATTTCAAGTTTATATTGCATGATCATCATGCAAACTCATTTGTTGCATGAGATCCTGCCTTTACTTGCAATTTGAGGTGGATTTGGAAGTGCAAATATGACTAAGAAACTTACTTccttagtgggaaaatcccacatttttcatttccaattttcttcctttattttgattttcaaaaccaaaataaacatattaatcagaaattgaaattaattttaaaaaattaattaaatcataattaattttctaataaaattaataaattattttattaatttaatttcaaataataaattaattcgttaccaattccattaccatgaatctttattcatgaatttaatatttaaatcatatttaaatatttaatgattctccaattctatttaattccaaaattaaacgtgtaattacatcacatataattactaattcccttaattctaatttgaacgtttcaaatcaacttatcacgctactctaaggctaatccatttgtgagttagtgggggacctagtggacctacagatcatggactccaacgatccgagattaatcgactaaactctttacaccgaattaacccccatttgttaactactgggtcaatccactaaagcctatagtttcactcccctcactgtagatatattgcatccactcgatataactatgattagtaagttaacccttcacaggttgttcataataatggttaGGTCAAAaggctattttacccccgagattacattttgttctttaagtccgatcctctaatgaacaattggtttgtgatccaatcatcaaattgagtccctctcgagccaatgagagggtgaggccccttgttcaagacccggagttagcataagggaacaacctctctactatccctgaaagcgggtaggaatgaatttcatcttacatcctatgtcctcagctatctacccagtcttacccctgaaatgggaggcttatttaGCCAGCACTGTTGatccaaccctcacctatgcaaatctaggGATAATCCCGTaaaaataggagttcatagttagctcaggattaaggtcaagttacctaggtcatcgttttgaaatagtcaatcttaaacagtaaacagtgctatataaaagtgacttatttcgttgTCCGATCTtgtgtaaactcattgcacaggacgcctcCATTCCTCAAGTCAtcacatgtatgaattaggatcacttcgtctgtagcactttacaactccttgtaacaactatagagtgggccgcatccgatagtgttaccagaataaggcacccaaccttattcatatactatacatcattttgactattttctCGAACTTGATcgacttttatgtctctacataaagttcaagtaatcatataatagtcatggatcttttagtttattgaatttatttaaaacaaaataagcaattcatatattcaataacaactttacggAATGAGTTTATTATTtccaaaccacgagttttaggacataaaaaccaacaaactcccacctggactaaaactccagtggtaacatatatatgaatatataatactggatttttgagttttacggagaaatacaataaactagggcattgcATACCCATGGTTTGCCTTAAGGAATCATATTCCCATGGGTTTttatcccacttgccctaggttatataCCTCATAGttctagtcttactaggagattctcaaacactttagccgagagaatcgcTATAAACACGTTAATATACAATgaacttcttattaaactatatagggCATGCATCTTATTTTCACTAGATACTGTCACCAAGACTTGATGgcttgagtttctattaaacccaaatAATGGCAAGGAagtcatacattcctcccactacatcaaggtaccctcaactctttgagtaagatgtaTTTGACCTTtccaaacaacttttgtttacAATGTCAACTTTAATTAATAATGCTTATTAATATACACTTGCTTTTATGGAAACTAAATAATATATGGTGATCTCGTATACTTTGATAGGAAAATTTAGTGttttgtcaacacaaacacttgatttttattttacatgAAAAGTAAGgttgcctacaaataggcatgctATTTGAATGGTATTCCAATACTTAAGGTTTCAACACTAACATATGTGCCAAATTTCTAAACTACgtaaacatcttttacatatcataaataGCTTTTACGAGTTCTCCACATCTCAtatgaagttaaaaaaaaaaaaacttcaaaattgGAATGATGCGGAAAATAATTAAGGCAACGAGATGTAGAGAGTAATCGAATTATTTCGgattttattttacctaataagttttacACACCTTGAACCTTTCAAGTGTCCTAAACttattaattaggttaaaaaacTCTTTACCTTATTCATTTGTAGCcgtttaaatatatgaaaattttcaaataacttTTAACTTGGTTGTTTCTAATAGAAGTTGCTTTGTAGTagaacaaatataacttttgctaatgaacatttcatttataacaaaagtTTATTTACAATATGTTTCTaacaaaaagataaaagaacTTTCATTATAGTAATAGAAGTAAACAAATTTATCTTCTAACACAATTGCATCTCCCACTGGTTATTCTGAGAAATACTCCCCTGttcaaaacttggagtttacaaggaactagtttccttgtcTTGCTTTCTTTGCTCTGCAAGGTATTgtgggcagtttctcttccagtgcccttcttccctgtagtggaaacattttcatttatctGTAGCATTTGACTTGCCTTTTCTGCCAgtagttttcttcttccatttcctgttatttttctttaccgaaatactcttattctttgaagaagaagcaataTCAAGCTTCTTAGAGAACGATCCTTTTTTCTTTgtagtagtaacatttacttctgattcCAGTCCTTTAGCCCTCATCatggtctggtaagcctgtagctcgtTGAGAAGCGTAGTCAAGttatactctattttattcataagtgCATTCGTACAGAACTGCAAgaaactctttagaagagattcaagaataaaaccaacttgactcttctcatcAACGACAACACCATTTAGTTCTGCCACGTTGAAATGgatcatcatgtccaggacatgttctcgaATAGAGGACCCTTCTTTCATACGATagttgtaaacgtatttgataggGAGAATGACGGTTTCCAAACATTCCAcacagagattccataatctccctCGCAGTACTCATGCTCTCATGTTTTGTAAACCCCGTACTCCATTTTCCCTACCTAAGTGAGTAATAGGCATATTAAGTAAAGACTAAAGATATGTTAAagtaaagttgtgaaaggaagtAGGAAGATAGAGAAAGATGGGAATTTCATGGCATCATATATGTACATTTACCTACAGTTATTTTCGTCTTGGCAGTTTTCCTGAAGGGCCTACCTAACAGAACTGTAGAAGATTAAGGTGTAgaaattttatccatttttaatatatataaatcgaCTGGGAAAATCAAGTCCTTAACTTGCA contains:
- the LOC120090541 gene encoding uncharacterized protein LOC120090541, which codes for MSTSIIQLLASEKLNGDNYGTWKSNINTILVIDDLRFVLTEECPPSPGPHANRTVYDAYDIWVKANEKAQVYILASIFDVLSKKHERLATAREIIDSLQSLFGQPSTSAMHDAIKFVYNCRMKEGTFVREHVLNMMVHFNIAEVNGVVMNEKSKVGFIIQSLSKNFFNSRRMP